The window gtacctaccagcctgtagaccgatggcctaaccacgacgccaccgaggccggtctaatgGTACATGCATGCTAATGTTTAGACACATTTAGATATGCTCTGAGTTGATCTCGCGTAAGAAgcaaagtaaaagtgttttagaaataacaaaaagaaaccactatttttgtgtgcaattttgaaaacaatcggctcagaaatcaataacttatagtaaattccatagtatgaaaaaaagatgtttcctgtgggacggactataactATCTATCCCCCTCACACATGCGCGTCCGGCATCgtgtggtgccgtggttaagccatcggacacaaggctggtaggtactgggttcgcagcccggtactggctcccacccagagcgagttttaacaaaactcaatggtaggtgtaagatcactacatcctcttctctgtcactaaccataaacaactaacccactgtcttggacagacagcccatatagaggtgtgtgccaaggacagcgtgcttgaacttcagttggatataagcacaaaaataagttgaatgaatgaaagaaacaCATTCGCGCGCACATTAAATTTTGACTGATAGTTCAGTATTTGATCCAAAGGACATCTTTAGGCCACGATACGTTATCGCCGATGGGCAGTGGTGACTGGTGGTTGAGAGGATCAAACGGCATCATCCTGTGCTTAGTTAGAAAGCGAATGATGTCAGTCGCGTCTTCTCTTCCTCTGTGATACTGCCATTCCATCAGCATGGCCCTCACGTCCACAGTCGAAAAGAAGTTATCTGCCCCTGCTAAAACTCTCGCTTCGTGAGTCTCAACATCCAGCTTCACGATGACCTTGTCAAAGGAAAACACCTCCAGCAGATCGTCCAGAAGAACCGCCTCTACTGTGTTCGAGTCTGAAGGATCTGCCTCCTTAATCTGAGTCGCTCCAACGTTATCTTTGAATCTTCGGAAGGCCACTTTGTATCTCCTGTCTGATAGAGCGTTATGGATGACGTAAACCTCACGATAAAAGCGCCCCAGACGGATGGAATTGCAAAGTCTTCGAACATTTTCATCCAGTGGTTCAATGGCCAAAACCCGTCTGCCCATTTTGGCAAATGTCAGACTATATGTGCCAAGGTTAGCCCCGATGTCAACAAAATCCGCATTTCTGTCTCTCTTCATTAAACTGTAGAGTGCGTGCACATTCTGTCCCTCCCACATACCATGTTTTATGATACTTCTTGACACGTAGACGTCATCTTTCACTGGATAGACGTAGATGGGAGTGTCGCCTGCAGGTGACTGTAATATAGCTACGCTGCTGTTAATAATGCCGCAAGTAGCATTACTCGCGATCCACCGCTGCCCATGTCTTTGTAAAACTATAGACCCGTTTAATATGAAACGTTTCACGAATCGCGTAACGTTTTCCTCATACCCAACAGCCGGTGCATGCGTAATGAGGGTAATGGTGCCAATTATGTGACCTAGAAGTGTGCAAATAAATATCAGAAGTAAACATTGACGAATGCAACGCTTTAATTGTATTCTGTGTTTTTGCATTTTGTGTgcgttttactttttaaaagataattacATGTTGAAAAACGTCAACCCACAAATGTTAATTCTACCATGACTTTGGAAAATACTCGATTCTGATTGGCTACACACCTTAAATTAGAGGTGTTAAATTTACGATGAATACCTCTGATTTAATTAGGCCGCTTTACTCGTGTAGGAATATGAATAGGTGGTTATCAACAAAGAATTCAAGATGACATCTATACATTTGACATTGGAACGCTGGTGGATATTTTCGATCCAGAAAGAGAAATACATCCTGAATGGTTCGATGACGACATGGAACCCAGCGATGGGGAACACAACGAAACAAGCGTTCGGTTTGAAATGTCATTTAGCGGTGTTAAATACACGATAAACTACCTCCAATCTGACACCAGATGATGTTTATCTCCTAATTAGTACTGGAGGATCGCTGTTTCCGTCAACACAtctttaaaatctgtttttcaGCCACCCAGCACTGTCCTATGATCCAATAGTCCTCAGTGGATAATAGTAGTCACAATCGTCCTCACGAGACACGTGCACAAACACGGGACGATCAAATATTGAAATGTACGTACAAATATACTGGTCATCGTAGCAAACGTTGCTTCCTTTGAAAAGTTAACTAGAACAAAACTCTGCACAAGTAAATGGTTAAAAACTAAAGATGgtaaaatgacgtcacatggaaACTTCATTTGCAATAACTGACGTCattccaaaaaatattttatttatttatttcattttatttatttatttagtggtggtgatgatagtgGTGTTAAAATAACCGCGGTAGCCCGATCTGTGATCAATACTTAACTGGTATTGTAGATAGGGGTGCGTTTCTCGTTGTGTCTCTGTATCCTGAACACATTCGCTAGCTGTTAATATTTAGTAAGCCATCTAGCTATCCTGAACACATTCGCTatctgttaatatttacaaCATTCGCTATCTGTTGATATTTAGTAAACCTTTCAAACATTCGCTAGCTGTTGATATTTAGTAAACTTTGAAATCATTCGCTATCTGTTGATATTTACTATAATACACCCACCTGCTGTCTTGCGTACAACCTTTAAATATCTACGGTGATTTACAATTGAACataataaattgtaataatattaatcatAGTGCCTTATTTCCACTGTTGTCTGAAGACACTTGCATTAAAAACACAGTTTGTGTTGAAGATCTGTTATAATGGAGATCACTCGCTTCAATGTGTATTTTATTCTCTCTGTACAAGTTGCTTCCCTTTGAACTGTGTTGcgttaaacaaaaatcatgGAACGGGATTTCGCCTAGTCGATTGAGCGCTCGACTGATGTTTTtgcgttgtaggatcgaatcacctcaatggatccattcaactgatttgtttgtgtttttctcgttcctaccagtacaccacaactggtcaaaggccgtggtatgtactttcctgtctgtgagaaagtgcatataaa of the Gigantopelta aegis isolate Gae_Host chromosome 12, Gae_host_genome, whole genome shotgun sequence genome contains:
- the LOC121386693 gene encoding uncharacterized protein LOC121386693 — protein: MQKHRIQLKRCIRQCLLLIFICTLLGHIIGTITLITHAPAVGYEENVTRFVKRFILNGSIVLQRHGQRWIASNATCGIINSSVAILQSPAGDTPIYVYPVKDDVYVSRSIIKHGMWEGQNVHALYSLMKRDRNADFVDIGANLGTYSLTFAKMGRRVLAIEPLDENVRRLCNSIRLGRFYREVYVIHNALSDRRYKVAFRRFKDNVGATQIKEADPSDSNTVEAVLLDDLLEVFSFDKVIVKLDVETHEARVLAGADNFFSTVDVRAMLMEWQYHRGREDATDIIRFLTKHRMMPFDPLNHQSPLPIGDNVSWPKDVLWIKY